The following are encoded in a window of Chryseobacterium sp. genomic DNA:
- a CDS encoding MGH1-like glycoside hydrolase domain-containing protein, protein MNAETERLKNPEWKKWGPYLSNRQWGTVREDYSEDGNAWGYTNYNDAVSRAYRWSEDGIAGICDYKQRLCFAFSFWNTRDSLIKERFFGLSNPQGNHGEDVKEVYFHLDNAPTHSYMKMLYKYPVNAFPYEQLISENSRRSKKEPEFELIETGIFQHDAYFDLFIEYAKSAHNDILIRLTAVNRSRQKQPLIILPTVWYRNNWSWGYGTYKPAIKAGAEGILEIEHDRLSIKKLYARDTSAVTLFCDNETNFNKISGTAAEAKYYKDGINDFLVHNRADAVNPDRTGTKACFLVKAELEAGESRTFDFRLSPEELDNPFYDFDEMILQRKMEADAFYDILQCEIPDEDEKNIQRQAFAGLLWNKQFYHYNVSKWLKGDPKLDANRDFKNHVRNREWEHMQNKDIISMPDKWEYPWFATWDLAFHCVPFALIDPQFAKDQLRLLTKEWYIHPNGQLPAYEWDFSDVNPPVHAWSTFRVYKIDEKINGRPDVPFLESVFQKLLLNFTWWVNRKDKNGNNVFGGGFLGLDNIGAFDRNMVFKNGDHLEQADGTSWMAMFALNMMRISMELALHNPVYEDMAIKFFEHYLYIAEAMENIGDAKGGLWNEEDGFFYDVLQLNDGDSISLQLRSIVGLIPMFAVEIVEHETLEKLPNFTERMDWILKNKPQLANLVSHWEVEGQGRKHLMSILRKTRLTRILNRMVDEGEFLSDYGIRSMSKVYEDQPFRFTVDGQDFTVRYTPAESDSRMFGGNSNWRGPIWFPINFLIVESLQRFYYYYGESLQIEYPSKSGEMRNLDFVTTDLSRRLCSIFKRDGNGERPFNGGEKLLNHNEHFRDYLLFHEYFNGDTGKGIGASHQTGWTATVAKLLQPGRTPKGKFS, encoded by the coding sequence ATGAATGCTGAAACGGAGAGACTGAAAAACCCGGAATGGAAAAAATGGGGACCTTACCTAAGTAACAGACAATGGGGTACGGTTCGCGAAGATTACAGTGAAGACGGCAATGCCTGGGGTTACACCAATTACAATGACGCAGTAAGCCGTGCTTACCGGTGGAGCGAAGACGGTATTGCAGGAATTTGCGATTATAAACAGAGGCTCTGTTTTGCTTTTTCTTTCTGGAATACCCGGGATTCATTAATCAAAGAGCGCTTTTTTGGCCTAAGTAACCCTCAGGGCAACCATGGTGAGGATGTAAAGGAAGTGTATTTCCATCTGGATAATGCGCCCACGCATTCTTATATGAAAATGCTCTATAAGTATCCGGTCAATGCCTTCCCCTATGAACAGCTCATTTCTGAAAACTCGCGCAGAAGTAAGAAAGAACCGGAATTTGAACTGATTGAAACCGGAATCTTTCAGCACGATGCTTATTTCGACCTGTTTATAGAATATGCAAAATCTGCTCATAATGACATTCTGATCCGACTCACTGCCGTAAACAGAAGCCGGCAAAAACAGCCGCTTATCATCCTCCCAACAGTATGGTACCGCAATAACTGGTCCTGGGGTTACGGTACATATAAGCCCGCAATTAAGGCCGGCGCCGAGGGAATTTTAGAAATTGAGCACGACCGTTTAAGTATTAAAAAGCTGTACGCACGTGATACTTCCGCAGTTACCCTCTTTTGCGACAATGAAACCAATTTCAATAAAATTTCCGGAACAGCTGCGGAGGCAAAGTACTACAAGGACGGTATCAATGACTTTCTGGTTCACAACAGAGCAGATGCAGTAAATCCTGACAGGACAGGGACCAAAGCCTGCTTTTTAGTGAAGGCGGAGTTGGAAGCCGGTGAAAGCCGAACCTTCGATTTCAGGCTCAGTCCGGAAGAGCTCGATAATCCGTTTTATGATTTTGATGAAATGATTCTTCAGCGTAAGATGGAAGCCGATGCATTTTACGATATCCTTCAATGCGAAATTCCGGATGAGGATGAAAAAAATATACAGCGGCAGGCCTTTGCAGGTCTGTTATGGAATAAACAGTTCTACCATTATAATGTTTCCAAATGGCTGAAAGGCGATCCCAAGCTTGATGCAAACCGCGATTTTAAGAACCACGTCAGGAACCGCGAATGGGAACACATGCAGAATAAAGACATTATTTCCATGCCGGACAAATGGGAGTATCCCTGGTTTGCGACCTGGGACCTGGCATTTCACTGTGTTCCGTTTGCGCTAATAGACCCCCAATTCGCCAAAGACCAGCTCCGGCTGCTTACAAAGGAATGGTATATACATCCCAACGGTCAGTTGCCGGCCTATGAATGGGATTTCAGTGATGTCAATCCACCCGTTCACGCGTGGTCCACATTCCGAGTCTATAAAATTGACGAAAAGATTAATGGCCGGCCGGATGTACCTTTTCTGGAAAGTGTTTTTCAGAAATTACTGCTCAATTTTACGTGGTGGGTAAACCGCAAGGACAAAAACGGCAACAATGTATTTGGTGGCGGTTTCCTGGGCCTCGACAATATAGGTGCGTTCGACAGGAATATGGTTTTTAAGAACGGCGATCATCTGGAGCAGGCCGATGGCACGAGTTGGATGGCTATGTTTGCCCTGAATATGATGCGCATTTCCATGGAACTCGCACTTCATAATCCGGTTTACGAGGATATGGCCATTAAATTTTTTGAGCATTATCTCTACATCGCAGAAGCCATGGAGAATATTGGAGATGCCAAAGGAGGTCTGTGGAACGAAGAGGACGGATTTTTTTATGATGTACTACAGCTTAATGACGGAGATTCCATTTCGCTGCAGCTGCGAAGTATCGTTGGACTCATTCCAATGTTTGCCGTTGAAATTGTGGAGCATGAAACCCTGGAGAAACTGCCCAATTTTACCGAAAGGATGGACTGGATCCTTAAAAACAAACCTCAGCTAGCCAACCTGGTCTCACATTGGGAAGTGGAGGGTCAGGGGCGGAAACACCTCATGAGTATCCTGCGCAAGACCAGGCTTACAAGAATTCTTAACAGGATGGTGGATGAAGGGGAATTTCTTTCGGATTACGGAATCCGCTCCATGTCTAAAGTTTATGAAGATCAGCCCTTCCGGTTTACAGTAGACGGGCAGGATTTTACGGTACGTTATACACCGGCAGAAAGCGACAGCCGAATGTTTGGCGGCAACAGTAACTGGCGGGGACCCATCTGGTTTCCTATAAATTTCCTGATTGTGGAGAGCCTGCAGAGATTCTATTATTATTACGGCGAAAGCCTGCAAATTGAATATCCTTCCAAAAGCGGTGAAATGCGTAACCTGGATTTTGTAACAACGGACCTGAGCCGCAGACTCTGCTCCATCTTCAAACGCGACGGGAATGGCGAGCGGCCTTTTAACGGCGGCGAAAAACTGCTGAACCATAATGAACACTTCCGGGATTATCTGCTCTTCCATGAATATTTCAACGGAGATACCGGAAAGGGAATCGGCGCCTCACACCAAACAGGCTGGACAGCTACCGTGGCCAAACTGCTTCAGCCGGGCCGTACGCCCAAGGGAAAATTTTCCTGA
- the folE gene encoding GTP cyclohydrolase I FolE — translation MNDFSDNDDDIFSGREHTPLRDNAFEKSPEEKIEIIKHHFHQIMETLGMDMTDDSLKDSPRRVAKMYVNEIFGGLLPENRPAISTFSNKYKYRQMLVEKDITVYSFCEHHFLPIIGKAHVAYISNGEVIGLSKINRIVDYYAKRPQVQERLTMQIVSALKEGLGTKDVACIIDAKHLCVNCRGIKDTASSTITAELSGIFRTNPITRQEFLHYVGTHAKFD, via the coding sequence ATGAACGATTTTAGTGATAATGATGATGATATTTTCTCGGGACGCGAGCACACACCTCTGCGGGATAATGCTTTTGAAAAATCTCCGGAAGAAAAGATAGAGATTATCAAACACCATTTTCACCAGATTATGGAAACTTTGGGAATGGATATGACTGATGATTCGCTGAAAGATTCCCCGCGCCGGGTGGCAAAAATGTATGTCAACGAAATATTTGGCGGTCTTTTGCCGGAAAACAGACCAGCAATTTCCACGTTCTCTAATAAGTATAAATACCGCCAGATGCTGGTGGAGAAAGATATTACCGTGTATTCTTTTTGTGAGCACCATTTCTTGCCCATCATCGGTAAAGCGCACGTGGCGTATATCTCTAACGGCGAAGTAATTGGCCTTTCAAAAATAAACAGGATAGTGGACTATTATGCCAAGCGTCCGCAGGTGCAGGAGCGTCTGACGATGCAGATTGTGTCGGCCCTCAAGGAAGGACTGGGTACAAAGGATGTAGCCTGTATCATTGATGCAAAGCATCTTTGCGTAAACTGCCGCGGTATAAAGGACACAGCAAGTTCTACAATAACCGCCGAACTGAGTGGGATTTTCCGTACCAACCCCATTACACGGCAGGAATTCCTTCATTATGTTGGAACACATGCGAAATTCGACTAA
- the cysS gene encoding cysteine--tRNA ligase has translation MRELKVYNSISGTKEVFKAIHEGNVGMYVCGPTVYSNVHLGNVRTFMSFDFIYRTLIYFGFKVRYVRNITDAGHLTDDGDVNNDRFVKQSRLEKLEPMEIVQKYTVDFHKVLDTFNLLPPTIEPTATGHILEQIELTQDLVAKGFAYVSNGSVYFDMQEYNSRGLNYGELSRRNIEELFANTRDLDGQNEKKNPQDFALWKAASPAHIMRWNSPWGAGFPGWHLECTAMSTKYLGDQFDIHGGGMDLKFPHHECEIAQGKACNGVSPVNYWLHANMLTMNAQRMSKSTGNYILPMQLVNGDNDFFEKAFHPAIVRFNFMQAHYRSVLDISNEAMIASEKGYNRLMEAVSIIDNFHATAEVSTFDLALWKEKCQEALADDFNSPILIAHLFEAVNFIFKLKEGKETLTAAHLEELRIALHEFVFDVLGLQTVEEGGNTKLDDTLQVLIDLRTQAKKARNFELSDQIRDRLLQKGIQLKDGREGTTYSLV, from the coding sequence ATGAGAGAACTTAAAGTCTATAATTCAATCAGTGGAACAAAGGAGGTTTTCAAAGCTATCCATGAGGGCAATGTGGGTATGTACGTTTGCGGACCTACCGTTTACAGCAATGTTCATCTGGGTAACGTCCGTACATTTATGTCCTTCGATTTTATTTACCGTACGCTTATTTATTTTGGGTTTAAGGTACGTTATGTCCGAAACATTACCGATGCTGGTCACTTGACTGATGATGGCGATGTGAACAATGACCGCTTTGTGAAACAGTCGCGACTGGAAAAACTGGAACCTATGGAAATTGTCCAGAAATATACCGTTGATTTTCATAAAGTCCTGGATACTTTCAATCTATTGCCACCTACCATAGAACCAACAGCCACAGGACATATTCTGGAACAGATTGAACTTACACAGGATTTGGTGGCGAAGGGCTTTGCATACGTAAGCAACGGTTCAGTGTATTTTGATATGCAGGAATATAACAGCCGGGGCTTAAACTACGGTGAACTGTCCAGGCGCAACATTGAGGAACTGTTCGCCAATACACGGGATCTGGATGGGCAGAATGAAAAGAAAAACCCGCAGGATTTTGCACTTTGGAAAGCAGCCTCACCCGCTCATATTATGCGGTGGAATTCACCCTGGGGTGCCGGCTTCCCCGGTTGGCACCTGGAGTGTACTGCAATGTCCACCAAATATCTGGGCGATCAGTTCGATATTCACGGAGGTGGTATGGACCTGAAGTTTCCGCATCATGAATGTGAAATTGCACAGGGGAAAGCATGCAATGGTGTTTCTCCGGTAAACTACTGGCTGCACGCCAATATGCTTACCATGAATGCACAAAGAATGAGTAAATCCACCGGTAACTATATCCTGCCCATGCAATTGGTAAACGGGGATAATGATTTCTTCGAAAAAGCGTTCCATCCGGCAATAGTGCGTTTCAATTTTATGCAGGCGCATTACCGCAGTGTGCTGGATATCTCCAATGAAGCCATGATTGCCAGCGAGAAGGGCTACAACCGCCTTATGGAAGCGGTATCCATCATTGATAACTTTCATGCAACCGCTGAGGTTTCAACGTTTGACCTTGCACTTTGGAAAGAAAAATGCCAGGAAGCCCTGGCGGACGATTTTAATTCGCCCATACTTATCGCTCATCTGTTTGAAGCAGTGAACTTTATATTTAAACTTAAAGAAGGTAAAGAAACCTTGACGGCTGCTCATCTGGAGGAATTACGAATCGCTTTGCATGAATTTGTTTTTGATGTTCTGGGACTTCAGACAGTGGAGGAAGGTGGAAATACAAAACTGGATGATACGCTGCAGGTACTCATTGACCTTAGAACTCAGGCGAAAAAGGCCCGTAATTTTGAGCTTTCAGACCAGATCCGCGACCGTCTTCTTCAAAAAGGAATTCAGCTTAAAGATGGCCGCGAGGGAACGACCTATTCTCTTGTTTGA
- a CDS encoding T9SS type A sorting domain-containing protein, with protein MKKSLLSLAVLFSGATAFSQQDIYALTGKPGTQIHFKELRTLNLESATPERVLLSSDSDINVFSQNANSVVRESRQSLHHAQAPAMAALAYDRVTGEVFFSPMYSSNVYVLNEKSGKITLVENTAVKATACDLNSHITRMATGADGSVYAMNNAGTQLINIRKEAGKYNVKDLGSIQDSSTRPEESLRTVQIGFGGDMVADAQGNLYIFSASGNVFKIPVKSLTSEYVGKITGLPEGYSLNGAAVSADGGVIVGSAKSEGLFKVNIDDLSAVSVKSESTYPVYDLASAHLLRQSGNDLPETAIAGIEVYPTRITAGELYIRISNNSVPMALVDLYDSAGTRVLSQRIKVSENSGSHLINVGNMKKGVYIVSISTEKGEKLRSVKVLIE; from the coding sequence ATGAAAAAATCTTTACTATCACTCGCAGTGCTGTTCAGCGGGGCCACAGCCTTCTCACAGCAGGATATCTATGCATTAACAGGTAAGCCGGGAACTCAGATTCATTTTAAAGAATTACGGACATTAAATCTGGAGTCAGCGACGCCGGAAAGAGTGCTTCTTTCTTCAGATTCGGATATCAACGTGTTTTCGCAAAATGCCAATTCGGTAGTCCGGGAAAGCCGGCAGTCACTTCATCATGCTCAGGCACCTGCGATGGCAGCGCTGGCCTATGACCGGGTGACCGGTGAGGTCTTCTTCTCACCCATGTACTCTTCCAATGTTTATGTGCTGAATGAGAAATCCGGTAAAATTACCCTGGTTGAAAATACAGCTGTTAAAGCGACAGCCTGTGATCTGAATTCCCATATTACCCGGATGGCAACCGGTGCCGATGGCAGTGTTTACGCCATGAATAATGCCGGTACACAACTAATTAATATCCGAAAAGAGGCGGGTAAATATAATGTTAAAGACCTGGGGTCAATACAGGATTCCTCCACGCGCCCGGAAGAGTCACTGCGCACTGTACAAATTGGCTTTGGCGGTGATATGGTGGCCGATGCCCAGGGCAATCTTTATATATTTTCAGCCTCAGGTAATGTATTTAAAATCCCGGTCAAGTCGCTGACCTCCGAATATGTAGGGAAAATTACAGGCTTGCCCGAAGGCTATTCACTCAATGGGGCCGCTGTGAGCGCCGATGGTGGAGTGATTGTCGGCAGTGCGAAATCTGAGGGCTTATTTAAGGTTAATATTGATGACCTTAGCGCAGTTTCTGTGAAATCGGAATCCACTTACCCTGTTTATGATCTGGCGAGCGCGCATTTGCTCAGACAGAGTGGCAACGACTTACCCGAAACTGCAATTGCCGGTATAGAAGTATATCCAACAAGAATTACTGCCGGTGAACTTTATATCCGAATCTCCAACAATTCCGTTCCCATGGCTTTGGTTGATTTATACGACAGTGCAGGCACCAGGGTTCTTAGCCAGCGGATCAAGGTGTCAGAGAATTCAGGCAGTCACCTCATTAATGTGGGCAATATGAAGAAGGGTGTTTATATCGTCAGCATTAGCACTGAAAAAGGTGAGAAACTGCGTAGTGTAAAAGTGCTTATTGAGTAA
- a CDS encoding 4-alpha-glucanotransferase — protein sequence MKLTFRIHYNTAFGTNLQIRIIEEGHPDQVHAMHYCGHGYWSVELDYFNRSLSYRYQLTNDGVVTDQELVTHRLTFPHTIKEYRIFDFWNKKNFPENYLSNKILTLRLRSVKFEKVTILRKHTHYFRLEAPLYSTYHHVVICGEADELGNWDYDKALPMCQTAPGVWELALALKSAGDVHYKYGIQETGSGAVELESGNNRVAERNEEVNVLYVHADHYFRFKNHQMYHAAGVAVPVFSLRSERGYGVGEFADLMEFGDWANLANLSLIQVLPINDTTATHTWTDSYPYAAVSVYALHPQYLSIDRLGYKLTGEFKVQYENERRHLNSLEKIDYEQVLRGKWRYLTELFRENREHITGDRNFRKFIKENEAWLIPYAAFCVLRDKYDTPNFNKWKTHRKFVAGKIRLSFNSKSKDYEVFLLHQWVQYELHRQLIEAVDYLHSLGISLKGDLPIGIYRYSVEAWTEPQLFGLEYQAGAPPDQFSDLGQNWGFPTYNWEVMQADGFRWWKNRFAALEKYFDAMRIDHILGFFRIWRMPLSAVQGILGYFHPAVPVTIMEFKTRGIPFTEARYCQPFINREILQEVFGDEYDAVVLYFFDEKEDDTYRFKPEFSSQRKLKKYFESSENNSLQDKLLNISADLLFLMEMIGRETVYHPRFNLHKTASYRFLSESEKASVYELYLDYYYRRQEGLWYNSAMQKLPLILNSTEMLICGEDLGLVPDCVPRVMDRLGITALKVQRMPAEDTAFYNPKYAGYLNVVTTSTHDSSTMRQWWQEDRAVTEKYFREQLVQRGTAPSDLMPQLAEVIMKQHLYNEAMLSVFPIQEFLATDEELRNPDPDSERINDPSVFPHFWNYRMHLDINKLKEAEKFNKKISAWIRDSGRN from the coding sequence ATGAAGCTAACCTTTAGGATACATTACAATACGGCATTTGGCACCAATCTGCAGATCCGGATCATTGAAGAAGGCCACCCGGATCAGGTTCACGCGATGCATTATTGTGGGCATGGTTACTGGTCTGTTGAGCTTGATTATTTCAACCGTTCTCTTTCTTACCGCTATCAGCTTACAAATGACGGCGTTGTTACTGATCAGGAACTGGTGACTCATAGACTTACATTTCCACATACTATAAAAGAGTACCGTATATTTGATTTTTGGAATAAGAAGAATTTCCCGGAGAACTACCTCTCCAATAAAATACTGACGCTCAGGCTTCGATCAGTAAAATTTGAGAAAGTCACCATTCTAAGGAAACACACACATTACTTCCGTTTGGAAGCCCCGCTTTACAGTACATACCACCATGTCGTGATTTGTGGCGAAGCAGATGAGCTGGGAAACTGGGATTATGATAAAGCACTTCCAATGTGTCAGACAGCACCTGGTGTTTGGGAACTGGCATTAGCCCTGAAAAGCGCCGGTGATGTTCATTACAAATATGGAATTCAGGAAACAGGTTCGGGAGCAGTAGAACTGGAGTCCGGAAATAACCGTGTAGCTGAACGAAATGAGGAGGTGAATGTGTTATACGTACATGCTGATCACTATTTTAGGTTTAAAAACCATCAGATGTACCATGCTGCCGGTGTAGCAGTTCCGGTCTTTTCTTTGCGCAGTGAACGGGGCTATGGAGTTGGTGAATTTGCGGATTTAATGGAATTTGGCGATTGGGCGAACCTTGCAAACCTGTCGCTGATCCAGGTTCTGCCTATAAATGATACCACAGCTACGCACACCTGGACGGACAGTTACCCTTATGCGGCTGTTTCGGTGTATGCCCTGCACCCGCAATATCTTTCTATAGACAGACTCGGATATAAGTTGACCGGTGAATTTAAGGTCCAGTATGAAAATGAACGCAGACACCTGAACAGTTTAGAAAAGATTGATTATGAGCAGGTACTTCGGGGTAAGTGGCGGTATCTGACAGAGTTATTCCGCGAAAATAGAGAGCATATTACCGGGGACCGGAATTTCAGGAAATTCATTAAAGAGAATGAGGCCTGGTTAATACCCTATGCCGCATTCTGTGTTCTGCGCGATAAATATGATACTCCCAATTTTAATAAGTGGAAGACACACCGGAAATTTGTAGCGGGAAAAATTAGGCTGAGTTTCAATTCAAAAAGTAAAGATTATGAGGTCTTTCTGCTTCATCAGTGGGTGCAGTATGAACTGCACCGGCAACTCATAGAAGCAGTGGATTATCTGCATAGCCTCGGAATTTCACTGAAGGGTGATCTTCCCATCGGAATTTACCGCTATTCTGTTGAAGCGTGGACGGAGCCGCAGTTGTTCGGCCTGGAATATCAGGCAGGTGCACCGCCTGACCAGTTTTCAGATTTGGGTCAGAACTGGGGTTTTCCGACTTATAACTGGGAAGTGATGCAGGCGGACGGTTTCCGCTGGTGGAAAAACCGCTTCGCCGCGCTTGAGAAATATTTTGATGCGATGCGTATAGACCACATCCTGGGCTTTTTCAGAATCTGGCGAATGCCATTGTCTGCAGTTCAGGGTATACTTGGCTATTTCCATCCTGCTGTACCGGTTACCATAATGGAATTTAAGACACGAGGGATTCCCTTCACAGAAGCGCGTTACTGTCAACCCTTCATTAACCGTGAAATCCTGCAGGAGGTTTTTGGTGATGAATATGATGCGGTGGTACTGTATTTTTTTGATGAAAAGGAAGATGACACCTATCGCTTCAAGCCAGAGTTCAGCAGTCAGCGGAAACTGAAGAAGTATTTTGAAAGTTCCGAAAATAATTCGCTGCAGGATAAGTTATTGAATATAAGTGCAGACCTGCTTTTCCTAATGGAGATGATTGGCAGGGAAACGGTGTATCATCCAAGATTTAACCTGCATAAGACCGCCAGCTACAGGTTTTTGTCAGAAAGTGAAAAGGCATCCGTTTACGAACTCTATCTGGATTATTATTACAGGCGCCAGGAAGGCCTCTGGTATAACAGTGCAATGCAAAAACTGCCACTCATCCTGAACTCTACCGAAATGCTGATTTGCGGTGAGGACCTGGGACTGGTTCCGGACTGTGTTCCAAGGGTGATGGACCGTCTTGGAATTACGGCTCTTAAAGTGCAGCGAATGCCCGCTGAAGATACAGCTTTTTACAACCCTAAATATGCCGGTTATCTCAATGTAGTTACTACAAGTACCCACGACAGTTCCACTATGCGGCAATGGTGGCAGGAAGACCGTGCAGTGACAGAAAAATATTTTAGGGAACAGCTGGTCCAGCGTGGAACCGCACCATCGGACCTGATGCCGCAGCTGGCGGAAGTAATAATGAAACAGCATCTGTACAATGAGGCGATGCTTTCGGTTTTTCCCATTCAGGAGTTTTTGGCCACCGATGAAGAGCTCAGAAATCCTGATCCGGATTCTGAAAGAATTAATGATCCGTCAGTATTTCCCCACTTTTGGAACTACAGAATGCATCTCGATATCAATAAATTAAAGGAAGCAGAAAAATTTAACAAAAAAATTTCAGCGTGGATCAGGGATTCCGGGCGCAATTAA
- a CDS encoding ferritin, translating to MISDKIAQLLNEQISKEQYAAQYYLSMSAWFFAQDLDGIANYFRVQSKEELMHADKMFDYLNDVGAEIVVGEIPKPPHEFTSHIEVFEKALEHEKTVTRSIFNIVKNANDEGDFATVSFLQWFINEQVEEEASASQLVTKIKMVHTNPSALYLFDQELSQRVFTAEPAK from the coding sequence ATGATCAGCGATAAAATAGCTCAGCTTTTGAATGAGCAGATTTCCAAAGAACAATATGCCGCTCAGTATTATCTTTCAATGTCAGCCTGGTTTTTTGCCCAGGACTTGGATGGTATTGCCAACTATTTCCGTGTTCAAAGCAAAGAGGAACTCATGCATGCAGATAAGATGTTTGATTACCTGAACGATGTAGGTGCCGAGATTGTAGTAGGAGAAATCCCCAAGCCACCGCACGAATTTACGAGCCATATAGAGGTATTTGAAAAGGCTTTGGAGCATGAAAAAACAGTAACCAGAAGTATTTTTAACATTGTAAAAAATGCCAATGATGAGGGTGATTTTGCAACTGTTTCCTTTCTTCAGTGGTTTATTAATGAACAAGTGGAGGAAGAAGCAAGCGCCTCTCAGCTTGTAACCAAGATCAAGATGGTTCATACAAATCCTTCAGCTCTCTATCTGTTTGATCAGGAACTGAGCCAAAGAGTATTTACCGCAGAGCCTGCGAAATAG
- a CDS encoding DUF3857 domain-containing protein has translation MMKKFYGLCLVAWSVFFIAQNYSVAAIPESLLKNSNAVIRESSEVYTLKSVSDLVIEREHAVTVLSSAGDEFANVYIPYNPTTKISDVKVELYDAAGKLSRAFSKKDFSDFSHNPSAALYVDDRIMILRPVFPKYPFTVRTTYTTNTSNTVYLSSFRPVSSFNVAVQNASFTLINTSGIDIRTKVTDRPQAKVTESRSGNRWQYSYVNIPSIRNEELAPSLNNLVSYVEFSPQKFTLAGRQGDMSDWNTFGKWYYSELINPMSEITPEIRAEVAALNLKGTTSDKVKTIYQYMQNKTRYVLIAMGIGGWQPMPAAEVSKKGYGDCKALTNYMRTLLEAAGIPSYFSVIYDDRSEISFDRNFPRLSGNHAILMVPTENGNIWLENTSQKHAFNHLSFTSHHRNVLAVNKDGIQIVETPKYRPEQSREVLRSEVQLSANGNMSSKASLEFTGGQYDTNLTLFGLSSNEIEQSLKNRHYTLNTVKLAVHNLKNDRESGKVMYDLNIDANGFAKKLGDDLFFPVMPYYQDVVYSANEERTLPFETSFPYQDDYEIKFKAPAGYKFSEIPESKSFSTEFGSYSLTFTPEGEHLIVSRVITVNKGQYPKEKFADYIAFRKKTTNSDSTKILLIKL, from the coding sequence ATGATGAAAAAATTTTATGGCCTTTGCCTTGTAGCTTGGTCAGTGTTCTTCATTGCGCAAAATTACAGCGTTGCAGCAATTCCGGAATCCCTTTTAAAAAATTCGAATGCGGTTATACGTGAGAGTAGTGAAGTTTATACACTCAAATCGGTATCCGATTTAGTCATTGAAAGAGAGCATGCAGTCACCGTCCTAAGCAGCGCTGGAGATGAGTTCGCGAATGTTTACATTCCTTACAATCCGACGACAAAAATCAGTGATGTCAAAGTAGAGCTGTACGATGCCGCAGGCAAATTAAGCAGAGCTTTCAGTAAGAAAGATTTTTCCGATTTCAGTCATAATCCCAGTGCTGCCCTTTATGTGGACGACCGTATTATGATTTTACGTCCAGTGTTTCCTAAATATCCATTTACAGTCCGCACAACCTACACCACTAATACCTCCAATACGGTCTACCTTAGTTCATTCCGACCTGTATCCAGTTTTAATGTCGCTGTGCAGAATGCGTCATTCACACTGATAAATACTTCAGGTATTGATATCCGGACTAAAGTTACGGACAGGCCTCAGGCTAAAGTTACGGAATCGCGGTCTGGAAACCGCTGGCAATACAGCTATGTAAATATTCCCTCGATCCGAAATGAGGAATTGGCGCCCAGTTTAAATAACCTGGTTTCTTATGTTGAGTTTTCGCCGCAAAAGTTTACACTTGCCGGGCGGCAGGGCGATATGAGCGACTGGAATACCTTTGGAAAATGGTATTACTCCGAACTTATAAATCCGATGTCTGAGATAACCCCGGAGATACGCGCAGAAGTTGCGGCACTTAATCTGAAAGGAACGACCTCGGATAAGGTGAAAACCATTTACCAGTATATGCAGAACAAGACAAGGTATGTACTGATTGCAATGGGAATTGGTGGTTGGCAGCCAATGCCCGCTGCGGAGGTAAGCAAGAAAGGCTATGGAGACTGCAAAGCGCTTACGAACTATATGAGGACTCTATTAGAGGCTGCAGGTATCCCATCCTACTTCTCAGTGATTTACGATGACCGCTCCGAGATCAGTTTTGACAGGAACTTCCCGCGACTTTCAGGAAATCACGCAATTCTTATGGTGCCCACCGAAAACGGTAACATCTGGCTGGAGAATACTTCGCAAAAACATGCCTTCAATCATTTGAGTTTCACCTCGCACCACCGAAATGTGCTAGCCGTAAACAAAGATGGGATCCAAATAGTGGAAACCCCGAAATACCGCCCCGAGCAAAGCAGGGAAGTCCTTCGGTCTGAGGTGCAGTTGTCGGCAAATGGAAACATGTCATCAAAAGCTTCTCTGGAGTTTACCGGAGGTCAGTACGACACGAACCTGACACTCTTCGGACTGAGCAGCAATGAGATTGAGCAGTCGCTGAAAAACCGCCATTATACTTTGAACACGGTAAAACTTGCGGTTCACAACCTGAAAAATGACCGCGAATCCGGCAAGGTAATGTATGACTTAAATATTGATGCGAATGGATTTGCCAAAAAACTGGGCGATGATCTGTTTTTCCCGGTTATGCCTTACTATCAGGATGTAGTTTATTCTGCGAACGAAGAAAGAACATTGCCATTTGAGACTTCTTTTCCGTATCAGGACGATTACGAGATTAAATTCAAGGCGCCGGCCGGTTATAAATTCTCAGAAATACCGGAATCCAAATCCTTCAGCACCGAATTCGGTTCTTACTCCCTGACCTTCACTCCTGAAGGTGAACATTTAATAGTGAGCAGGGTGATCACGGTAAATAAAGGCCAGTATCCAAAAGAAAAGTTTGCAGATTATATCGCGTTCAGAAAGAAAACGACCAACAGCGACAGTACAAAAATACTATTAATCAAATTATGA